The following DNA comes from Pseudomonas marginalis.
ATGGGCATTACGCGTGGCCCGTTGACCGGCATCTGGGGCAGCTGGGAAAACGCCAGCGCGGAGCAGATCCGCAACTTCCTGCACCGCTGGGAAAACAGCTACCTGAACCTGCTGCGCATGGGCCAGGGCTCGCTGCTCAAGCTGGTGATCATGGCCTGGTACTTCCGGCCCGCCGCCTGGGCGCATTGCGGCTACCCCGGCCCGCCGAAGATCTGATTTGCATCCCTCACAATAAAAACAAGAGACGACCCTGATGCCCGTACCCGATCTGTTCCGCGACGGCCTGGCCCGCGGCTGGAAAACCCACAATGGCGCCGCCCTCGACAGCGACCTGACCCTGGAGGCCGACGTGGCCATCATCGGCAGCGGCGCCGGTGGCGGCACCACTGCCGAGATCCTCAGCGCCGCCGGCTACAAAGTGCTGTTGATCGAAGAAGGCCCGCTCAAGACCAGCAGCGACTTCAAGCTGCTGGAGGACGAGGCCTACGCCAGCCTGTATCAGGAAGGTATCGGCCGCATGAGCAAGGACGGCGCCATCACCATCCTGCAAGGCCGCGCGGTGGGCGGTACCACGCTGATCAACTGGACCTCCAGCTTCCGCACCCCGGACGCCACCCTCAGCCATTGGGCCAGCGAGTACGCGGTAAAAGGCCACAGCAGTGCAGAGATGGCACCGTGGTTCGAAAAGATGGAGCAGCGCCTGGGCATCGCACCGTGGGCCATCCCCCCGAATGCCAACAATGATGTGATCCGCAAAGGCTGCGAAAAGCTCGGCTACAGCTGGCATGTGATCCCGCGCAACGTCCGTGGCTGCTTCAACCTGGGTTATTGCGGCATGGGCTGCCCGGTCAACGCCAAGCAGTCGATGCTGGTGACCACCATTCCGTCCACCCTGGAAAAAGGCGGTGAACTGCTCTACCTGGCGCGCGCCGAGCACCTCAAATACAGCGGCGACACCATCAGCAGCCTGGAATGTGTGGCGATGGACGAGCGTTGCGTGGCGCCTACCGGGCGCAAGATCACCGTAAAGGCCAAGCATTACGTGCTGTCGGGCGGCGGCATCAATAGCCCGGCACTGTTGCTGCGCTCGGGCGCCCCCGACCCGCATTCGCGGCTGGGCAAGCGAACCTTTTTGCACCTGGTGAATTTCTCCGCCGGGCTGTTCGATGAGGTGATCAACCCGTTCTACGGCGCGCCGCAGTCGATCTATTCCGACCACTTCCAATGGCAGGACGGCACCACCGGCAAAATGTCCTACAAGCTGGAAGCACCGCCCCTGCACCCAGGCTTAGCCAGCACCTTGTTCGGCGGCTATGGCACGCAGAACGCCCTGGACATGGGCCAATTGCCCCATACCCACGCCATGCTCGCGCTGTTGCGTGACGGCTTTCACCCCGACAGCCAGGGCGGCAGCGTGGACTTACGCGGTGACGGTACGCCGGTGCTCGACTATCAGGTCTCACCCTATGCCTGGGACGGCCTGCGCCGGGCCTTCCACAGCATGGCCGAAATCCAGTTCGCGGCGGGCGCCAAATCGGTCAAGCCCATGCACCATGACGCACGGTTCGTGAACACCTTGGCCGAGGCACGCAGCGTCATTGAGGGTTTGAATCTGGAATTGCACCGGACAACCCTGGGCAGCGCCCATGTGATGGGCGGCTGTGCCATGGGCGAAGATCCCAAAAACGCGGTGGCTGACAGCCTTGGCCGGCATCACCAATTGCGCAACCTGTCGATCCACGACGGTTCGTTATTCCCCACCAGTATTGGGGCCAACCCGCAATTATCGGTGTACGGATTAACCGCTCAACTGGCGACAGCCTTGGCCGAACGTCTGAAAACAGCGTGAAAAAACACGCTATTCACGGTGTCTATACGGCTTTCTTATGCATAAGTTGACTTGGCCGACCGGGATGGCTGCGATACCATCCGGTTCCCCAACGGACTCCGCCAGGACGACGCGATGAACCGAGTGTTGTACCCAGGTACCTTCGACCCGATTACCAAAGGCCATGGCGATCTGGTCGAACGCGCCTCTCGTTTGTTCGACCATGTGATCATCGCAGTCGCGGCCAGCCCCAAGAAAAACCCGCTGTTCCCCCTGGAACAGCGCGTGGAGCTGGCGCGTGAGGTCACCAAGCACCTGCCCAACGTGGAAGTGGTGGGCTTTTCCACGTTGCTCGCGCATTTCGCCAAAGAGCAGAACGCCAATGTGTTCCTGCGTGGCCTGCGCGCGGTGTCGGACTTCGAATACGAATTCCAGTTGGCCAACATGAACCGCCAACTGGCGCCGGACGTGGAAAGCCTGTTCCTCACGCCGTCGGAGCGTTATTCGTTCATTTCCTCGACGTTGGTGCGTGAAATTGCCGCTTTGGGCGGGGATATCACCAAGTTCGTGCACCCGGCCGTGGCTGATGCGCTGACGCTGCGCTTCAAGAAGTAATGTGGTGAGCGGGCTTGCCTCGCTCACCACGGCTCGCACTGCGGGCGCCAATGCGGCACAATTGCGCGCATTAGTTTTCAGATGCCTTGGCTGACAGCCCTGGCAGGAGTTTCCATGTCCTTGATCATCACCGACGATTGCATCAATTGCGACGTCTGCGAACCCGAGTGCCCGAACGCCGCCATCTCCCAGGGCGAAGAGATCTACGTGATCGACCCCAACCTGTGCACCCAGTGCGTCGGTCACTACGACGAGCCACAGTGCCAGCAAGTGTGCCCGGTGGATTGCATTCCGCTGGATGAAGCCCATCCGGAGACGGAAGAGCAGTTGATGGAGAAGTACCGGAAGATTACCGGTAAGGCTTGAGGTTCTTCAGCGCCTATCAGGGCCTCATCGGGGCATAAGTATCTACACATCTTGAGCCGAGCCCCCTGCGTAGCAGCTGTCGAGCCCTGGCGAGGCTGCGTCGGCGGTGTGTCAGACACGCCGCAAACGCAGCCTCGCCAAGGCTCGACAGCTGCTACGCGTTATCCTACTGAAGTTGTGTAGATACTTATGCTCATCGGGGGCAAGCCCCCGATGGCCATATCAGTCATCACCCAGCAATCAGCTCTGGCATCTAGGGCAAAACACACTCGCCCGCTGCCCCAGCACCACATTGCGCAGCTCAGTCCCGCAGACCTTGCACGCCTCGCCACCGCGGCCGTAGACGAACAATTCCTGCTGGAAATACCCTGGCTGCCCATCCCCCCCGATAAAGTCGCGCAACGTGGTGCCGCCACGCTCGATCGCCGCCGCCAGAATGCGCTTGATCTCGATCGCCAGCTTCACATAACGCCCGCGTGAAATACCGCCGGCCGCGCGGCGCGGATCAATCCCCG
Coding sequences within:
- a CDS encoding GMC family oxidoreductase encodes the protein MPVPDLFRDGLARGWKTHNGAALDSDLTLEADVAIIGSGAGGGTTAEILSAAGYKVLLIEEGPLKTSSDFKLLEDEAYASLYQEGIGRMSKDGAITILQGRAVGGTTLINWTSSFRTPDATLSHWASEYAVKGHSSAEMAPWFEKMEQRLGIAPWAIPPNANNDVIRKGCEKLGYSWHVIPRNVRGCFNLGYCGMGCPVNAKQSMLVTTIPSTLEKGGELLYLARAEHLKYSGDTISSLECVAMDERCVAPTGRKITVKAKHYVLSGGGINSPALLLRSGAPDPHSRLGKRTFLHLVNFSAGLFDEVINPFYGAPQSIYSDHFQWQDGTTGKMSYKLEAPPLHPGLASTLFGGYGTQNALDMGQLPHTHAMLALLRDGFHPDSQGGSVDLRGDGTPVLDYQVSPYAWDGLRRAFHSMAEIQFAAGAKSVKPMHHDARFVNTLAEARSVIEGLNLELHRTTLGSAHVMGGCAMGEDPKNAVADSLGRHHQLRNLSIHDGSLFPTSIGANPQLSVYGLTAQLATALAERLKTA
- the coaD gene encoding pantetheine-phosphate adenylyltransferase, with the protein product MNRVLYPGTFDPITKGHGDLVERASRLFDHVIIAVAASPKKNPLFPLEQRVELAREVTKHLPNVEVVGFSTLLAHFAKEQNANVFLRGLRAVSDFEYEFQLANMNRQLAPDVESLFLTPSERYSFISSTLVREIAALGGDITKFVHPAVADALTLRFKK
- a CDS encoding YfhL family 4Fe-4S dicluster ferredoxin, giving the protein MSLIITDDCINCDVCEPECPNAAISQGEEIYVIDPNLCTQCVGHYDEPQCQQVCPVDCIPLDEAHPETEEQLMEKYRKITGKA